From the Brassica napus cultivar Da-Ae chromosome A8, Da-Ae, whole genome shotgun sequence genome, one window contains:
- the LOC106361289 gene encoding UPF0725 protein At5g63820 isoform X3, with protein MANKESSELGNLPTSPMAKRAGTCVEERLPLFIALRYRELAYGFDVNYNKQLPPTLVPVPSTWSKNYVIGLYGRIGLLCYNLQKGTNFKFKRLEKHSTELTGYFSYYITLEATDPATGSVCSFQTQFSDAGSRISLGARITWFTIASRIKQIPNEPVDDEWEEEDTPGINEFYKGPMPKWFSDEALERDSKKYYVVTESELHDNDWLQLLMEVAFFSKADRVLFGCLPTLGAQQCCCGNFGRLHNRAE; from the exons ATGGCTAACAAAGAATCAAGTGAGCTGGGGAATTTACCAACATCCCCAATGGCTAAGCGGGCCGGAACGTGTGTAGAAGAACGGCTACCCCTCTTTATCGCCTTGAGATATCGTGAGCTGGCCTAT gGTTTTGATGTGAATTACAATAAACAACTTCCGCCTACATTAGTTCCAGTTCCGTCTACTTGGAGTAAAAATTATGTTATCGGTCTTTATGGTAGGATTGGACTCCTATGCTACAATCTTCAGAAG GGAACAAACTTTAAGTTTAAACGCTTGGAGAAACATAGTACCGAGCTGACTGGGTACTTCAGCTACTACATAACTTTGGAGGCAACCGATCCGGCCACTGGCTCTGTCTGCTCTTTTCAGACTCAGTTTAGCGATGCAGGAAGCCGCATTTCGTTGGGGGCTAGGATTACCTGGTTTACCATAGCCTCCAGAATCAAACAAATAC CTAACGAGCCTGTAGATGATGAATGGGAGGAGGAGGACACACCTGGAATAAATGAGTTCTACAAAGGTCCAATGCCCAAATGGTTTTCTGATGAAGCCTTGGAACGTGACAGTAAAAAGTATTACGTG GTGACAGAGTCAGAGCTGCATGACAATGACTGGCTTCAACTTCTCATGGAAGTCGCCTTCTTCTCCAAAGCAGATCGTGTAT tgtttggatgcttaccTACC
- the LOC106361286 gene encoding tyrosine-protein kinase FRK-like (The RefSeq protein has 3 substitutions compared to this genomic sequence), whose product MAIKDETEESCGSRAVVSVTKENPRQQRMKLEVYGDVLQRIQESNYEEANLPDFDDHLWLHFNRLPARYAMDVNVERAEDVLTHQRLLKLAEDPATRPVFEVRCVQVSPSLNGHSADIDASDPAVKEDAQSSYHSSRVLAPPTFGSSPNFEAFTQAYKHHAEDDDSAVNAQFPNSRPMHEITFSTIDKPKLLSHLTALLGELGLNIQEAHAFSTADGFSLDVFVVDGWSQEETEGLKDALKKEILKLKDQPSSRQKSITFFEHDKSTNELLPACVEIPTDGTDEWEIDMKQLKIEKKVACGSYGELYKGTYCSQEVAIKILKPERVNTEMLREFSQEVYIMRKVRHKNVVQFIGACTRSPNLCIVTEFMARGSIYDFLHKQKGVFKLQSLLKVALDVSKGMNYLHQNNIIHRDLKTANLLMDEHDVVKVADFGVARVQTQSGVMTAETGTYRWMAPEVIEHKPYDHRADVFSYAIVLWELLTGELPYSYLTPLQAAVGVVQKGLRPKIPKQTHPKLTELLEKCWQQDPAQRPDFAEIKEMVTQLLHEVGDEEHQKDKRSGYFSGLRKGHH is encoded by the exons ATGGCGATCAAAGACGAGACGGAGGAGAGCTGCGGAAGCAGAGCCGTCGTGTCGGTAACTAAGGAGAACCCTAGGCAGCAGCGTATGAAACTGGAGGTGTACGGTGACGTCCTGCAGAGAATCCAGGAGTCTAATTACGAAGAAGCTAACCTCCCTGATTTCGATGATCACCTCTGGCTCCATTTCAATCGTCTCCCTGCTCG ATATGCTATGGATGTAAATGTTGAGAGAGCTGAAGATGTACTCACTCATCAGAGATTGCTCAAATTGGCTGAAGATCCTGCTACTAGACCTGTTTTTGAAGTTCGTTGTGTTCAG GTTTCTCCATCACTCAATGGGCACTCTGCTGACATTGATGCTTCAGATCCTGCTGTGAAGGAAGATGCTCAAAGCTCATACCACTCTAGCAG GGTTCTTGCGCCTCCAACTTTTGGTTCTTCTCCGAATTTTGAGGCGTTTACACAAGCTTATAAACATCATGCCGAAGATGATGATAGTGCTGTCAATGCACAGTTTCCTAATTCTCG ACCGATGCACGAGATCACTTTTTCAACCATTGACAAGCCGAAACTCCTCAGTCAG TTAACTGCCCTGCTTGGTGAACTTGGATTGAACATTCAAGAGGCTCACGCTTTCTCTACCGCGGATGGTTTCTCTCTGGATGTTTTCGTTGTTGATGGTTGGTCCCAGGAG GAAACAAAAGGTTTAAAAGATGCATTGAAGAAGGAGATACTGAAGCTTAag GATCAACCTAGCTCAAGGCAAAAGTCTATTACTTTCTTTGAGCATGACAAGTCCACTAACGAGCTTCTACCCGCCTGTGTTGAAATACCAACGGATGGAACTGATGAGTGGGAGATTGACATGAAGCAGCTCAAAATTGAAAAGAAAGTGGCATGTGGATCATACGGGGAACT GTATAAAGGAACCTATTGCAGTCAAGAAGTagctatcaaaatcctaaaacctGAGCGTGTAAATACTGAAATGCTCCGAGAGTTTTCTCAGGAAGTGTATATAATGAG AAAAGTAAGGCACAAAAACGTTGTCCAGTTTATCGGTGCATGTACACGTTCTCCGAACCTATGCATTGTGACAG AGTTCATGGCTCGGGGGAGCATATATGATTTTCTTCACAAACAGAAAGGAGTGTTTAAACTTCAGTCTTTGCTCAAAGTAGCACTTGATGTTTCGAAAGGAATGAACTATTTGCATCAAAACAATATTATTCACCGAGACCTCAAGACCGCTAATCTTCTTATGGACGAACATGAT GTCGTCAAGGTTGCTGATTTTGGGGTTGCGAGAGTACAGACTCAGTCAGGGGTCATGACAGCTGAAACTGGGACTTACAGATGGATGGCTCCTGAG GTCATTGAGCACAAACCTTATGATCACAGAGCAGATGTCTTCAGTTACGCGATCGTGCTGTGGGAACTTTTGACTGGAGAG CTCCCATATTCTTACTTGACTCCACTGCAAGCAGCTGTTGGTGTTGTCCAAAAG GGACTTCGACCGAAGATCCCGAAGCAAACGCACCCAAAACTGACTGAACTTCTTGAGAAATGCTGGCAACAAGACCCAGCTCAAAGACCAGATTTTGCAGAAATTAAAGAAATGGTTACGCAACTACTCCATGAG GTTGGAGATGAGGAGCACCAAAAGGGTAAACGTAGTGGATACTTCTCAGGTCTAAGAAAAGGCCACCATTGA